DNA sequence from the Fusarium verticillioides 7600 chromosome 2, whole genome shotgun sequence genome:
GTTGATGACGAAGGGCAATGGGTGTATGATCGAATGTCGCGGTTGAGATAGTTTGCCGAGCTCTCAAATTCAACTTAGAGCTTGTGCCTGGAATTACAGGCCCAAAGTGGATGAGCTGCCCCAGAGTGTGCGGTTATTCTCCGGATCATATCGTTGATCGGGATCAATCGGATCTACGGAAGCAACGTCACTGACCCAGGGTTATCAGCTTTCTTTGCAGCAGCCTGCAGCCATCTCAGTGGGTAAAGGTAGGGAGGGTAGCAGCGGGCCATCAAAATGGAAGCTTCTACTGCTCTGAAAGCTTGCTATCGcatctttcttttctccaaAAAACCTCACTAATTTGCCTTTCATTCTCTGTTCAATTTTTGAAATGTCTTGGTGGGGTAAATCTAAAGACCCCAAGccggaggagaagaagaacgaaGCAACTCAGATTAAAGACAATATCGTTGAGAAGCTTCCCTCAAAGGACCAGCTACCAGAGAGTGTTCAGAAAGCCGTCAGCAAGACAGGAAGAGACGGAAATGTCTTTGACGACATAACCGATGGCTAGTATGTGTGCCATTGAAAATGTGTAATAACAGCTAATCGAATATAGTGGCCCCGACTCAACCGACACCAATTTTCGATATGCTGCCTATGCCACGCGAATTAGGACAATTCTTTTGTCTGCGCATCGATACGTCGCCTACACCTCGGACATTGGAGAGTCGTTTCGCCCCGTAGCTCACCCGAATCTCGTTCGCGCCGCCTACGGCGTATCTTGGCTGTATCTTATTGGCGATGTCTCGTATGAAGGTTACAAGTCATACTGGCACAATCAGCGTGTGTTGAACCCCAAAGTGCAACTCTCTCCTCGACAAGAGAAGGTTACGGGCCTTCCTGCCACCGAGACACGCCTGATCGAGCCGGGTACGGTGCCACCGCTCGAAGACTATCGCACTGTCATGGTCCAGCGCGCAATCTTCCAGAGTGTCGCCAGTATGGGACTGCCTGCTTTCACTATTCATAGTGTTGTGAGGTATTCTGGTCGCGCCatgaagaacatgaagaACCAGGTCATCAGGACTTGGGCTCCAATTGGTCTGGGCCTCGCAGTGGTTCCTTTCCTCCCAGCTATGTTCGACGAGCCTGTCGAGAACGCTGTTGAGTGGGCATTCCACAAAGGATTCGAGACGTTTGGAGGTAAGGCCGCAGTCGGCAATGCGCCTACAACGGGTCGCGAGGATatgctggccaagaggccaaaggagaaggaaCTGTAATACAAGGCTTTGAACCGCAAACTTGGCGTTCTGGCAGGTGGAAGGCGCTCAACTCATCTTTTAATGTTCGATCAATGTAGAGGAATATTGTTTGCGACGCAGAGTCGGTCACTGACTTATACCAATACAATTATGCAACAATGAACTCCGTGGTGGGGAGACCCCGCGATCAACCTGATCCCTGGAAGTGGCTGTGCGCCGGGGGAGCTTATAAGTTATTAACAAGCCTGTGATTCTTGCTCGTGATTTATGTGCATGATTCACAAAAGCCCGACGGATCCTTGGCTTGTCtacttgttcttctctctgcAATCGCGCCTCATTCGTTTTGTCTTTTGACGTGTCAAAGCTTGTGGCACACTCGTTCGTAATCTGCCAAGCTTGGTCATACGCGGACCCTTCCAGACGTTTCCTCGCCGCCGCCATTTGGAtctgtcatcttcatacGAGCACTTGCGACAACACTTCTGCCTACGGGTAACACCGCCTTTTGACATTTTTAAATACGAAACAACTTCACCATGGCGTCATCAAATacaccagaagctcaaggtacCAGCTACGTCGAGATGCACGACAAAAACGAAGCCGCGCTAATCGGCAAGCACTGCGAATATGACTACTGCAACCAACTCGACTTTCTCCCTTTCTTCTGTCAGTCATGCCGAAAGACGTTTTGTCTCGATCACCGAAGCGAAGGGTCACATAAATGTACAAACCCAGGTGCGTGGGCGGAGCGAAAGCGCCAGAGAGAGCTTGCGCATCCAAGCATTGGGCAAGGAAAGATTCTAAGGGACAAGGTGTCCCAAAAGCCTTGCGCATCCCCCGAATGCAAGACCACAATTGGTACATCTTTGACACCCGGTGTACACTGTCAAACGTGTAACCGAGATTACTGCCTGAAGCATCGTCTAAAGGAGGACCACAATTGCAGTAACTTGGTACCCATCGGGGCTCGGCCTATGCAATTCGATGTTGGTCAGAAGACAAAGACGGCATTCGACAAACTGCGCGCATGGGGTTCAGCAAAGAAAGAGCAGGCTGGCAGAGCTTTGCCCaaaccaaagccaagctcTGCATCGGCACGTATCGTTGCCGTGAACAACCTGAAGAAGACAGCCAAGGGCGACGACAAGACacctgttgagaagagagtgTACATCTATGTGGAGGCCGAGGCAGAAACAGCAAAAGCCAAGTTTCCCAAGGGGGAGTTCTTCTACAACAAGGATTGGGTTGTAGGCCGAGTTCTGGATGCTGCAGCAAGGAGTCTGCAGGTACAAAACATCAATAACCAAAGCTCAGATGAAAAGGACAAGCTTCGAGTCTTCCACGTTGAAGGAGGCAGAATTTTGGAGTATAACGAAAAGGTTGGAACGGCGTTGCAGAGTGGAAATACTGTGGTTTTGTTGCGTGGCGTTGGACCAGCTACCCCAGACCTGATTGAGGCGTGAGCGTTGTTTTATGGATAAACTACCTATAGAGATGCATGGCCTGGCGTTGGGCAATTTTGATACCAAGAGTACTGATATCAATATTTTTGTTTATTGAGAAAATAGTGTCCTAGCATATTTGTGGTTTCCATTGCTTCATCTGTGTTCCAATAGGAGAATACTGTCTTGCCTATCGTGCCTCAAGCCTACCTATTATCACAGTGATTTGTACATCTACTTCCCAAGACTCCAAGTAAAATAGGTAAAATAACTCAGCAGACTCTAGTTGGTGAGCATAAACTCTTAATTGAATTACTTGATTTTTAACAAATTAATACTTTGTTTGCCATTGCGATTGATTTCAAGCCCATGTTCATGTTGCCACCTCTATAATTGAATCACGTGATCGCGCGTCTGCCTCCCGTGCTCCCATCTTCTATGACGAAGTACCCACCACGCTCCAGTCTAAGCCGTTCATCAAGCTTTAATTCATCCTACTTCGCATAATGCGACAATCTTATTTACGATACCAAGATGCCTCCTTTAGTACCACGCAAACGCTTGCGTGAGTCGCCACCACCTGGAGAAGGCAGATCATCAAAAGCAGTCAAAGAGAAGCCCGATTCATCACGGCGCAAAGCAACACTGTACGATGATTTGGACGCATCTGCGACACCTAATACAAACTCGATTCTCCACGGGTTtggagacgatgaagatgatgaaagctCTTTGACATCGTTGTCAGAAGATGAATTCGAGGATGTTGTGCCACCAAATCAACCGAAAGCCAATGAAGCTgactctgaggatgatgatgatattgagtttgaggatgTCCAAGCACCAGTCGCACCACTACCGGACGCCCCGGTAACATCCGGGGACTTGGAATTGACACTCACAAGGGACACTAGAATCTCGCTCACAAATACATTTGACAGAAAAGGGCCCTCAAAACGAGAGAGGAAAGTCCGGCATGCCACACATTGCGTTCACGTCATGTTACTTTTGTGGCACAATGCTACTCGAAATGCATGGCTTTGCGATCCCGAAGTCCGGGCGACCATGatctctcatcttcctccaagACTCTGGGATGAGGTGGATCGATGGAGGCGCAACAGTGGTCTAGAAAAGAAGCCGACACCTAAGAAGCCAGTGAAGGAAAACGCAAAATTGAAAGGCGAAGGCAAAAAGGCCCAAGATCGAAAGTCGCGCGACTGGGGTGCAGAGGCTGagagactggaagaaggcgCTGTTGATATGAGTCATGGAGACCCCCTATTTCGACTTATGCAAACGTTGTCAGCTTGGTGGAAACAGCGTTTTCGAGTCACAGCGCCAGGGCTGAGGAAATGGGGATATATGTCTCTTGAGCGATTAGACCGTCTTACGAAAGCGCAAAAAGCCGAACCTCATGATCCAGAGCAatttggtgagaagatctCAAATCTGGAGGATTTCAGACATCATGCGCGAGTATGCGAGGGGAGCAGAGATGTAGGTGCCCAGTTATTTACAGCTTTGCTTCGCGGACTGGGCCTCGAAGCACGAATGGTTGCAAACTTGCCTTGTCTAGGCTTTGGATGGAATAAACTTGAGGAGGCCGAGCCTGAAAAGAGTGGAAGCGCGGATCAGAGAAACGAGACacccgagaagaaggcgaaatCGGCGACAAAGAGCGCGGCTACGGCAAACAAGAAGTCAGcgaagaaaacaaaggaGCCCACGAGAAATTCAACACGGAAAACCAGACCTAAAACTGAGGTTGAAAGCGACCCagatgatctggagcttGAGTACAAGGACACTGATGATGAATCTGTcgttgagatggatgtgaCGCCACGGAAGACAACGGCCAAGACACCAACCAAAAAATATGACGCCGACATGGAGTTCCCGCACTATTGGACAGAAGTCCTATCACCGGTCACTAACAGATACTTGCCCATTGATGCTATTGTCAAAAACGTAGTTGGAACAAATCGAGATCTCATCGAATCGTTGGAACCCCGTGGAGCCAAGGCCGACAAAGCACGTCAAATCATGGCATACATTATGGCTCATTCACAAGATGGAACCGGCAAAGATGTTACAGTCAGATATCTGAAACGGAATATGCTTCCTGGCCGTACCAAAGGAGTAAGGATGACACCAGAGAAAGTCCCCGTCTACAATCGTCATGGGAAGGTTAAGAGATATGACCAGTTTGACTGGTTCAAAACCGCAATATCTGGATATCTGAGAGGCAGTAAGGACCACCCTGTAACCGAAgtcgatgagatggaagaagctACAGATCTGAAGCCTGCCAAGCCCGAAAagaaggaggtcaaggagggCCAGGAGACATTACAATACTACAAGCAGTCCAAGGAGTTTGTCCTCGAGCGGCACTTAAAGCGTGAAGAGGCACTCAGGCCTGGAGCCAAGGGTGTCAAAGTGTTCAAAAACAAGGGCAAAGGTGGCAAggtcgaggaagaggatgtgTTCCTTCGCAGCGATGTTCTGAACGTCAAGAGTGCCGAAACCTGGCATAAGCAGGGACGCGCACCACTGGCAGGAGAGCAACCATTGAAGAGGGTACCCTACCGCGCGGCTACGATAAATCGCCGGCGAGAAATCATGGAAGCAGAAGCTGCCACAGGGCAAAAGGTCCTGCAAGGGCTTTACAGCTGGGAGCAAACCGACTGGATCATTCCACCACCGATCAAGGACGGTGTTATCCCCAAGAACGAATACGGGTATGTAGGCGATTGCTTTTTCACACTCGAATCCATTAACCGAACCGCAGGAATATCGATTTGTTTGCTGAACACATGTGCCCCGAGGGTGCTGTGCATGTACCCTTCCGAGGGGCTATGCGTGTTTGTAAAAAGCTACAAATCGACTATGCGGAAGCTGTTGTGGACTTTGAATTTGGTCACCGAATGGCTGTGCCTGTTATCCGGGGAGTTGTGATTGCCGAAGAAAACCACGACATGGTTATGGTagagctcgagaaggatgaggcAGAACGTGCacgaaaagaagatgagaagcgACGGAAGAAGGCGTTAGCTCAATGGCGCCGTTTCCTCATGGGCATGCGCATTGCAGAACGAATTCGACAAGAATATGGTGAAATTACTGATGAAATATCAGTGTTTGGACATACTAGAGACTCGGTCCAGACAAAGAAGCAACCacaggttgaggatgaagagatggcgGGCGGATTTCTTCCAGAGGGGTATgtagaagaagaggaggaggaggaagaggaacCCCGGGCCCATCAcacttcaagcttcttccctgctgttgatgaggacgacgacggCTATGATGGATTAGTGATGGAGCACGACGGTGCAGATCAGCAAAGTGAAAGAATGCAGATGGAGGTCGACAGCAAGCAAGAACCGGCCCCGGGATCGCAGGTCGAAGCAGGGTCGGAGTCTGGGCCGGAGTCTGGGCCGGTGAACACAAAGTTTGATGCAGGGCCGAAGcatgaagaggatgaggaacCAAAACTGGATCCGCAATCCGAGGCAGAATCTGAGCCGCCACAAACGAGTGCAAGGAAAAGGAGGCGAGGTCCAGCGAAAGTGGTTAAGGAAAAGCCTTCAGCTGGGCGTGCAACGAGACGGTCAACACGGAGCGGACGGAAAGTTGTCTCatatgatgaagatgcggtggaagaggaagatgaggtcgGAGATTCATATGCTGaatctgaggatgatgattaGGGTTGGCCCCTGAGCGGCTCGGCTCAGTGTAATAATACATGATAGTAATGTGATAGTACGAATAATGATAATACCTATCAGTTGTCAGTTTGCAGAGACGGGAGGTATCCGTTTGCGAAGATTATAAGCTAACGAGATGAGTATTGACTCTTGGGCCGACAAACCACGGATCTGTGCATTGGCGGTTTGAAGGGATATGAATTTTGTGTAACTGGAAACTGATTTGTTTCAACTACCTTAGCTAGGAGAGGACAGACAGTTGAGGGGATCTCATACAAAATCATGTTCATATGCTTTCCTCAGTATTATGCATCTACTCCTAGAGTGTATCGATTATGCGAATAGACCTTCTAGGCTAAAATGATAGGCAGATATTCGACCAGGCATGGAGTTGTTGGGTTGTATATTCAGCTGATGAATGACCAACTGACAACCCCTCACCCTCACTCATCTGGTCTGGCCATCCACATTCAtccacatacatacatgcattTGAGAGGAAGCCATCTCatttgattgatt
Encoded proteins:
- a CDS encoding xeroderma pigmentosum group C-complementing protein, with amino-acid sequence MPPLVPRKRLRESPPPGEGRSSKAVKEKPDSSRRKATLYDDLDASATPNTNSILHGFGDDEDDESSLTSLSEDEFEDVVPPNQPKANEADSEDDDDIEFEDVQAPVAPLPDAPVTSGDLELTLTRDTRISLTNTFDRKGPSKRERKVRHATHCVHVMLLLWHNATRNAWLCDPEVRATMISHLPPRLWDEVDRWRRNSGLEKKPTPKKPVKENAKLKGEGKKAQDRKSRDWGAEAERLEEGAVDMSHGDPLFRLMQTLSAWWKQRFRVTAPGLRKWGYMSLERLDRLTKAQKAEPHDPEQFGEKISNLEDFRHHARVCEGSRDVGAQLFTALLRGLGLEARMVANLPCLGFGWNKLEEAEPEKSGSADQRNETPEKKAKSATKSAATANKKSAKKTKEPTRNSTRKTRPKTEVESDPDDLELEYKDTDDESVVEMDVTPRKTTAKTPTKKYDADMEFPHYWTEVLSPVTNRYLPIDAIVKNVVGTNRDLIESLEPRGAKADKARQIMAYIMAHSQDGTGKDVTVRYLKRNMLPGRTKGVRMTPEKVPVYNRHGKVKRYDQFDWFKTAISGYLRGSKDHPVTEVDEMEEATDLKPAKPEKKEVKEGQETLQYYKQSKEFVLERHLKREEALRPGAKGVKVFKNKGKGGKVEEEDVFLRSDVLNVKSAETWHKQGRAPLAGEQPLKRVPYRAATINRRREIMEAEAATGQKVLQGLYSWEQTDWIIPPPIKDGVIPKNEYGNIDLFAEHMCPEGAVHVPFRGAMRVCKKLQIDYAEAVVDFEFGHRMAVPVIRGVVIAEENHDMVMVELEKDEAERARKEDEKRRKKALAQWRRFLMGMRIAERIRQEYGEITDEISVFGHTRDSVQTKKQPQVEDEEMAGGFLPEGYVEEEEEEEEEPRAHHTSSFFPAVDEDDDGYDGLVMEHDGADQQSERMQMEVDSKQEPAPGSQVEAGSESGPESGPVNTKFDAGPKHEEDEEPKLDPQSEAESEPPQTSARKRRRGPAKVVKEKPSAGRATRRSTRSGRKVVSYDEDAVEEEDEVGDSYAESEDDD